The DNA sequence CCGAGGAGCCCTGCTCCGCGTCCAGGCCGGTCACGGTGCCGGACTTCGTCGCGGTGACCGGGTTCTCCATCTTCATCGCCTCGAGGACGACGATCAGGTCCCCCACCTCGACGGTGTCGCCCTCGGAGACCGCGACCTTGATGATCGTGCCCTGCATCGGCGCGGTGACGGCGTCGCCCGAGGCCTTCGCCCCGCCGCCGCCCTTGCCGCCGCGCTTGCGCGGGGCCGCCTTGGCCGGGCCGCCGCCGTTGCCGCCTCCGCCGAGGGCGAGGTCGCCGGGCAGCGAGACCTCCAGGCGTCGCCCGCCGACCTCGACGACGACGGTCTGCCGCTCGCCGGAGGTGTCTTCGGCGCCCGCACCGCCCTCGAACGGCGGAACGGTGTTGTTCCACTCGGTCTCGATCCAGCGGGTGTGCACGGTGAAGTCCTCGAGGGTCTCGGCGGCGTAGGCCGGGTCCTCGACGACGAGACGGTGGAACTCGAGCACGGTCGCCATGCCCTCGACCGTGAACTCGGCGAGCGCGCGCCGGGCCCGCTGCAGCGCCTGCTGCCGGTCGCTGCCCCACACGATCAGCTTCGCCAGCAGCGAGTCGAACTGGCCGCCGATGACCGAGCCGTCGTCGACACCCGCGTCCATCCGCACGCCCGGACCGGCCGGGTACCAGATCCGCTCGACGGTGCCCGGCGCCGGCAGGAAGTTCCGCCCGGCGTCCTCGCCGTTGATGCGGAACTCGATGGCGTGCCCGCGCGGCTCCGGGTCGCCGTCGAAGTCCAGCTCCTGGCCCTCGGCGATCCGGAACATCTGGCGGACCAGGTCGATCCCGGTGGTCTCCTCCGAGACCGGGTGCTCGACCTGCAGCCGGGTGTTCACCTCCAGGAAGGTGATCATGCCGTCCTGGCCGACGAGGAACTCGACGGTGCCGGCGCCGTAGTAGCCGGCCTCCTTGCAGATCGCCTTCGAGGCCTCGTACAGGGTCGTGCGCTGCTCGTCGGTGAGGAACGGCGCGGGCGCCTCCTCGACCAGCTTCTGGAAGCGGCGCTGCAGCGAGCAGTCACGCGTCCCGACGACGACCACGTTGCCGTGCTGGTCGGCCAGCACCTGGGTCTCGACGTGGCGCGGCTTGTCCAGGTAGCGCTCGACGAAGCACTCGCCGCGGCCGAACGCGGCGGTGGCCTCGCGGACCGCGGACTCGTACAGC is a window from the Pseudonocardia sp. HH130629-09 genome containing:
- a CDS encoding acetyl/propionyl/methylcrotonyl-CoA carboxylase subunit alpha; its protein translation is MPALRKVLVANRGEIAVRVIRAAKDAGLESVAVYADPDRDAMFVRLADEAFALGGSTAAESYLDIEKVIGAAKQSGADAIHPGYGFLSENADFAQAVIDAGLTWIGPSPQSIRDLGDKVTARHIALKAGAPLVPGTKNPVEDADEVIAFADEHGLPVAIKAAFGGGGRGMKVARERSEIAELYESAVREATAAFGRGECFVERYLDKPRHVETQVLADQHGNVVVVGTRDCSLQRRFQKLVEEAPAPFLTDEQRTTLYEASKAICKEAGYYGAGTVEFLVGQDGMITFLEVNTRLQVEHPVSEETTGIDLVRQMFRIAEGQELDFDGDPEPRGHAIEFRINGEDAGRNFLPAPGTVERIWYPAGPGVRMDAGVDDGSVIGGQFDSLLAKLIVWGSDRQQALQRARRALAEFTVEGMATVLEFHRLVVEDPAYAAETLEDFTVHTRWIETEWNNTVPPFEGGAGAEDTSGERQTVVVEVGGRRLEVSLPGDLALGGGGNGGGPAKAAPRKRGGKGGGGAKASGDAVTAPMQGTIIKVAVSEGDTVEVGDLIVVLEAMKMENPVTATKSGTVTGLDAEQGSSVTQGTVICEIKD